A single window of Paenibacillus sp. FSL H8-0537 DNA harbors:
- a CDS encoding acyltransferase family protein → MDNSKQSQGHIARSAHKKQGNKTYRAGLDGIRAIAVIAVIVYHLHPGWMLGGLLGVGIFFVLSGYLITSILMHELERHGKIDLKAFWIRRAKRLLPGMLFMIAVTGAATLLFAYPHWSPFLTDLPGVLLYVSNWWLILHNVSYFESFGPASPLGHLWSLAVEEQFYLAWPLMLLVGLRFLKRRRALLLGILALAVLSAAAMAWLYQPDSDPSRVYYGTDTRMFGLLIGAALALIWPFHKLKPRVSNEAKLTLDIIGGMALLMSLLAFWYTNEYQPFLYLGGMLLLSFVSMLLIMTAAHPASRIGRLLSIPPLRFIGVRSYGLYLWHYPVIILTSPAVDTGEISMMRLSLQLVLMLVLATVSYKYVEQPLRHGSIRKLCRQFPAWMAAHSYRRAFTAFFIVCLFVTFSFALRMDWLESIWGNKPLTHVQASGNYAAGDAEAPGTEPGVEGSSGTGTGAESAAPEQTPSPLVKPTESGGDGGERAPEHVEEQPSHSETKITAIGDSVMLDIQSELEKLVPSIAVDGQIGRQMSEAPPILEQLQQQGTLGDTVIIELGTNGAFASKQLSRISDLLKNNKKIILVNTRVPRPWEQIVNDALAKAARAGKNMVLVDWHTASSGKDDYFSQDGVHLTAKGAKALAALIARAI, encoded by the coding sequence ATGGACAACAGCAAGCAGTCACAAGGACATATCGCGCGAAGTGCACATAAGAAACAGGGAAACAAAACGTACAGGGCTGGGCTTGACGGAATCAGAGCAATCGCTGTAATTGCGGTTATTGTGTACCATCTTCATCCCGGATGGATGCTGGGCGGACTGCTCGGTGTAGGCATCTTTTTTGTCCTATCCGGCTATTTGATTACAAGTATATTAATGCATGAGCTTGAACGACATGGAAAAATAGATTTGAAAGCTTTTTGGATTCGTCGGGCAAAAAGATTGCTTCCCGGCATGCTGTTTATGATTGCGGTCACCGGGGCAGCGACCCTGCTGTTTGCCTATCCGCATTGGTCTCCCTTTTTAACCGACTTACCGGGCGTGCTGCTCTATGTGAGCAATTGGTGGCTCATTTTACATAATGTTTCTTATTTCGAAAGCTTTGGCCCCGCCTCGCCGCTCGGCCATTTATGGTCACTTGCTGTAGAAGAACAGTTTTATTTGGCGTGGCCGCTTATGCTCTTAGTAGGTCTGCGTTTTTTGAAACGGCGCCGTGCGCTGCTGCTGGGCATACTTGCGCTGGCTGTGCTTTCGGCCGCTGCTATGGCATGGCTTTATCAGCCTGACAGTGATCCGAGCCGTGTTTATTATGGAACAGATACGCGCATGTTCGGCCTGCTCATCGGGGCAGCGCTCGCTCTTATATGGCCGTTTCATAAGCTCAAACCACGCGTTTCCAATGAAGCGAAGCTTACGCTTGATATAATCGGCGGAATGGCGCTGCTTATGTCGCTGCTTGCTTTTTGGTATACGAATGAGTATCAGCCCTTCTTATACCTAGGAGGCATGCTGCTGCTGTCCTTTGTATCGATGCTGCTCATTATGACAGCGGCGCATCCAGCCAGCCGAATCGGTCGTTTATTATCGATTCCGCCGCTTCGTTTTATCGGCGTTCGTTCTTATGGACTGTATTTGTGGCATTATCCGGTCATTATTTTGACGAGTCCGGCTGTGGACACGGGTGAAATTTCGATGATGCGCCTAAGTTTGCAGCTTGTGTTGATGCTTGTGCTTGCCACCGTATCCTATAAATATGTTGAACAGCCCCTACGTCACGGAAGCATTAGAAAGCTGTGCAGGCAATTCCCCGCCTGGATGGCCGCCCATTCCTATCGAAGAGCCTTTACCGCCTTTTTCATCGTGTGCTTATTCGTCACGTTTTCGTTTGCGCTGCGAATGGATTGGTTAGAATCGATCTGGGGCAATAAGCCGCTCACACATGTGCAGGCGTCGGGTAATTACGCCGCTGGAGATGCCGAAGCTCCAGGGACGGAGCCCGGTGTTGAAGGAAGCTCTGGTACTGGGACGGGAGCAGAATCAGCCGCACCAGAGCAGACGCCGAGTCCGTTAGTGAAACCGACCGAGTCGGGTGGAGATGGGGGCGAGAGGGCGCCGGAGCATGTAGAAGAGCAGCCTTCTCATTCTGAAACAAAAATTACCGCAATTGGAGATTCGGTCATGCTCGACATTCAGAGCGAGCTGGAAAAGCTCGTTCCCAGCATAGCGGTAGACGGTCAAATCGGCAGGCAAATGTCTGAGGCTCCACCTATTCTTGAACAGCTTCAGCAGCAAGGCACACTTGGCGACACCGTTATTATTGAGCTCGGAACGAACGGCGCTTTTGCAAGCAAGCAGCTTTCGCGAATTTCTGATCTGCTTAAGAATAATAAAAAAATTATATTGGTGAACACGAGGGTCCCTCGGCCGTGGGAGCAAATCGTCAACGATGCTCTAGCCAAAGCCGCCAGAGCGGGCAAAAATATGGTTCTCGTTGACTGGCACACGGCCAGCTCTGGCAAAGACGACTATTTTTCACAAGATGGTGTCCATCTGACGGCTAAAGGAGCGAAAGCGCTGGCGGCACTGATTGCCCGGGCTATTTAA
- a CDS encoding RtcB family protein yields the protein MEIKNSSNVPVRFFINDEIKLEKNALAELDQLLTVNESVEMLKRRQTGYFSNADAKIEEVSITPDFHKGSGIPIGTTILTKGFVIPQAVGNDINCGMRLYTTSLQEDDIRSNLKKIEVDIRHIFFEGGRNIPMTRSQREAIFKEGLTGVLASQQGSSREGLWGFYDANQQEQDLARVNRSGSFIAGGVDGLDSFLGSPGLSYDSQIGSIGGGNHFVEIQKVVNIRNHALANEWNIKKGQVVVMIHTGSVSIGHHAGLNIKEMLKDIYPASLKHPSNGIYVLPQSEQYALQWKRYWNLLHNAANFAFANRLFLGLMLQKALHQSLKSFDYQLLYDAPHNFVWEETIDDSAGFIHRKGACTAKSAEQMMNTPFQYTGEPVFIPGSMGARSYILAGLGNRESLFSASHGAGRSLSRGDSIKVDDALFREFIAKFNVVTPIDPNRNDIKSRPDILKKWEEELKKEAPYAYKDINAIIESHEEHGMAQVVAEVEPILTIKG from the coding sequence TTGGAAATTAAAAATAGCAGTAATGTGCCTGTACGATTTTTCATTAATGACGAGATTAAGCTTGAAAAAAATGCGTTGGCAGAGTTGGACCAGCTCCTGACGGTGAATGAATCGGTCGAAATGCTGAAGCGGCGCCAGACCGGCTATTTTTCCAATGCGGATGCCAAGATCGAAGAGGTTTCGATTACGCCGGACTTCCATAAAGGGAGCGGTATCCCGATTGGCACGACGATTCTTACAAAAGGCTTCGTCATACCCCAAGCTGTAGGCAATGACATTAACTGCGGCATGCGGCTGTACACGACTTCGCTTCAAGAGGACGATATTCGTTCCAATCTCAAAAAAATCGAAGTGGACATTCGCCACATTTTCTTCGAAGGCGGACGCAATATCCCGATGACAAGGTCGCAGCGTGAAGCGATTTTCAAAGAAGGCTTAACGGGTGTTTTGGCATCGCAGCAAGGGAGCAGCCGCGAAGGTCTATGGGGTTTTTACGATGCAAATCAGCAAGAGCAAGACCTTGCCAGAGTAAACCGCTCTGGCTCGTTCATTGCTGGCGGTGTAGACGGACTCGACAGCTTTCTAGGCAGCCCGGGGCTTTCCTATGACAGCCAGATTGGCTCGATTGGCGGCGGGAACCATTTTGTAGAGATACAAAAGGTAGTTAATATACGCAATCATGCCTTGGCTAACGAATGGAATATTAAGAAAGGCCAAGTGGTTGTGATGATTCATACGGGTTCCGTATCGATTGGACATCATGCAGGCCTCAATATAAAAGAAATGCTGAAAGACATTTATCCAGCATCATTAAAGCATCCAAGCAATGGCATCTATGTGCTGCCGCAATCTGAGCAGTATGCGCTGCAATGGAAGCGTTACTGGAATCTCCTTCACAATGCGGCTAATTTTGCTTTTGCGAATCGCTTGTTTTTGGGACTTATGCTGCAAAAAGCATTGCATCAAAGCTTGAAATCGTTCGATTATCAATTGCTGTACGATGCGCCGCATAATTTTGTGTGGGAAGAGACGATCGATGACAGTGCGGGCTTTATTCACCGTAAAGGGGCATGCACCGCGAAGTCGGCAGAACAAATGATGAACACGCCTTTCCAATATACGGGGGAGCCTGTATTCATCCCGGGATCGATGGGTGCGAGAAGCTATATCCTTGCGGGACTCGGCAATCGGGAGAGCCTGTTCAGTGCCAGCCACGGCGCGGGCAGAAGTCTTTCCCGAGGAGATTCCATCAAGGTGGACGATGCTTTATTCCGGGAGTTTATTGCCAAGTTTAATGTGGTCACGCCGATTGATCCTAATCGCAACGATATTAAATCGCGGCCGGATATTTTGAAGAAATGGGAGGAGGAATTAAAGAAGGAAGCTCCCTATGCCTACAAGGATATCAATGCCATCATTGAATCGCATGAGGAGCACGGCATGGCCCAAGTCGTAGCGGAAGTAGAACCGATTTTAACGATTAAAGGCTAA
- a CDS encoding glycoside hydrolase family 5 protein, which produces MLAKMRKYGVCSLAFILLTTIVFTGWSAQASAATPITSDFRSLQASQIVSEMGAGWNLGNQLEATVNGTPSETAWGNPVITAALIKKVKAAGFKTIRIPVSYLNHIGSAPNYTINTAWLDRVKTVVDFAYNEGLYVVMNIHGDGFNSIQGGWLLVNSGNQAAIKEKYQRVWQQIANKFINYDERLILESMNEVFDGTYGNPNSAYYANLNAYNQIFVDTVRKTGGNNSARWLLIPGWNTNIDHTVGNYGFVLPTDNFRSSTIPNSEKRIMISVHYYSPWDFAGEENGNITQWGATATNPSKRSNWGQEDYLNAQFNSVYNKFVTQGYPAVLGEFGSIDKTAHDSSNNVYRAAFAKAVTSAAKRYKLVPVYWDNGYNGQHGFALFNRSNNTVTQQGIINAIMQGIQ; this is translated from the coding sequence ATGCTCGCAAAAATGAGAAAATACGGCGTTTGCAGTTTAGCTTTTATCTTGCTGACTACGATAGTTTTTACGGGATGGAGCGCTCAGGCATCGGCAGCAACACCAATTACATCGGATTTCAGGTCATTGCAGGCTTCGCAAATCGTTTCCGAAATGGGTGCAGGATGGAACTTGGGCAATCAGCTTGAGGCGACGGTGAACGGTACACCAAGCGAGACAGCCTGGGGCAATCCGGTCATTACAGCAGCGCTGATAAAAAAGGTGAAGGCAGCAGGCTTCAAGACGATTCGCATTCCCGTCTCCTACTTGAATCACATTGGAAGCGCTCCCAACTATACGATTAATACCGCCTGGCTGGACCGAGTGAAAACGGTCGTTGACTTTGCCTACAATGAAGGTCTATATGTTGTTATGAATATTCATGGCGATGGCTTTAATTCCATCCAAGGTGGATGGTTGCTGGTCAATAGCGGAAATCAGGCTGCCATCAAGGAGAAATACCAGCGTGTTTGGCAGCAAATCGCCAACAAGTTTATTAACTATGACGAGCGGCTTATTTTGGAATCGATGAATGAAGTGTTTGACGGTACTTACGGGAATCCAAATTCGGCCTACTACGCCAATCTTAATGCATATAATCAAATCTTCGTGGATACGGTTCGGAAGACCGGGGGCAATAACAGTGCCAGATGGTTGCTGATACCAGGCTGGAATACGAATATTGACCATACCGTTGGCAATTATGGCTTCGTCCTCCCAACGGACAACTTTAGATCGTCCACAATCCCGAACTCGGAGAAAAGGATCATGATTTCCGTACATTATTATTCCCCTTGGGATTTTGCAGGCGAGGAAAACGGAAATATTACGCAATGGGGAGCCACAGCTACGAATCCTTCCAAAAGGTCTAATTGGGGGCAGGAGGATTACTTAAACGCGCAGTTTAATTCCGTATATAATAAGTTTGTGACTCAAGGCTACCCTGCTGTGCTTGGCGAATTTGGCTCAATAGACAAAACCGCACATGATTCCTCAAACAATGTGTACCGTGCAGCATTCGCCAAAGCCGTAACGTCCGCGGCCAAGAGATACAAATTGGTTCCTGTATACTGGGATAACGGCTACAATGGCCAGCACGGATTTGCGCTGTTCAATCGTTCTAATAATACCGTAACACAGCAAGGCATTATTAATGCAATTATGCAAGGCATTCAATAA